TGGGAGatgtaattcttttaaattatgcTATCTTTTTCAATGAATATGTTGTAGAGTTTTAGTGGATAAGTTGAAATATGTTGAATTGTGCTAAAATGATTTATCTTAAGATTATCGTGATGCTATGTttgttttttatgttattttttttaactaaagatATGGAGTTTTGAATTCGCAATTTTTTAAGTAAGCATAAAGATATTatatcatttgagttataattcattagtatatttttttatgttaattttttttctaaatataatattcataaatactcattgtctttttttttaattggctTTTGTGCATAAgcaaacttattttattttttggtgaaTGTTATGGAACTTAAAAAGTAGTgtctatttattaaaataagattaaaattaatatttaattaaagatataaaaataaataatttttaaaaaattaaaacttactaTAAAAGATAAGTAAAGCAAAATTTAGACACCAATTTATAAACATACCATAAAAttggctttatttttttctttaaaagcgAAAATCACACACTTTATTTAGAGGTATACATGGATACATCATATATCATATGCATTAGATATACTTATCACTAAATACAATTAACAAACTTACCCCAACAACAAGCATTATTCATAATCACACATGCAAAGTCCAAATCTATAATTACAAATCTATAATGTGACTTCTATATGTGGCTCTTTGCAACAAGGCAAAGAGGATTCTTCTTATGTAGAACAAGTCCAGGCAATACTTGAGTATCAATGTCTTCCTTTCTCACTCCCAAAGGCAATTCCCAGttaaaagaatataaaagaTTAGCAAGGACTAGATCAAGTGTTGTAACTGCCATATGCAATCCAGGGCAAATTCTTCTACCCGAACCAAACGGAATCAACTCGAAATCTTGTCCTCGAAAATCAATATCATATTGATTTTCGAGAAACCTTTCAGGATAGAACTCTTCCGGATCCTTCCAAATTTCCGGATCTCTATGTATAGCCCATGCATTTATATAAACTATTGTCTTGGCTGGAATTTCATAGCCATCTATAATGCAATGTTGAGTTGTTTCTCTTGGCACAAGGAGTGGTGCTGGAAGATGCAACCTAAGTACCTCTTTTATAAAAGCCTTAAAATAGGTAAACTTTTGAATATCATCTTCTTCTAAATAATCTTTCTTGATTTCTTGGTTTCTAATTTCTTCTTGAACTTTCTTTAGAACTCTTGGGTTTTTCATTAGGGCAAACATAGCCCAAACAGTTGTAGCTGAAGTAGTGTCTGTTGCCGCTACAAGCATATCCTGTAGAAGGAAATAAAAACACAATATTTTGAGCAttgaatatataaataaatcttccgtgtataaattaatttttgaacaatgttacattatcaataaaatttattatttttggccaaTACTTTAAAcactaaaatattaaattctaaattctaaactcTAAATTCTAACAGTCTAACAAATAATGTTGGCTCAAAAATGTTAATACAGTGTTAACATGATAACAATTAAAGTCATTAAGATAATACAATTATATTAGGATTTagattgataaaatttttattttttaaaaataatttataaaaaattatattttaaaatatcagttttctaaaaattataatatttatatttgataaatcaaattaaaaataatttttaataaacacaaATTAAACAATAGCAATTATGTTtgttcaaataaatttaaaagtttattattatactataatagatataattataaaaattaaatttaaaaattaattaatgtatgtataagattatattaaatttttttttaataagtacaagctaattttaaaaaatattacatatatttatatataaatatatagtgactaattttaataacttgATTTGGATAtttacttaatattttttaaaaaccataaagaaaaaatgataagAAGAGAAGGTAAGACTACAAACCATGACCAATGCTTTGATGTGATCATAGGTGATGTCAATGGAAAATGAACCCTCCTTCTTCAATTTAAGCAAGACATCAATCATGTCTTCTTCTCCCTTATCCTTCAAAGTCTTTCTATTGGGATCCATGTGTTCATCAATGACTTCTTGATAGAAACTATCCATCTCCTTAAAAATTCTTTCAAGACGTTTATGCATTCCATTGAGTCTATCAATCCAACCCAAGAAAGGAATATAATCCGAAACAAAGTTAGCAGCCACAACAGCTTGTAACTCATTGAACAAACCATGGAACCTACTCCTCTCAACTCCTTCATTATCATCATACCTTCTCCCAAAAGCACTCCTACATATAATAGTGCTATTAAGAGACACCAACATGTCACTCAAGTTTACAACttttgaagatgatgatgatgaagcaTGAGTAGATattttttctatcattttttGTATCTCAAAATTTCTTATTGAGGAAAAGCTTGATACACGCCTAGCACTAAGAACATGGGTAACACCAATCTTTCTAACTTCTCTCCAATGATCACCATATTGGGATAACGCAATATCTAAGCCATTGTAGGACAATTTTTGTTGCCCTAGTAACTTAGGCCTTCCGGAGAAAACAATGTCATGGTTTTTTAGTGTCTCTTTGGCTAGTTTTGATGAGGAAACAACAATGGCACGCCTTAACCCTAGTTTAAGGGAGAATATAGGGCCATGTTTCTTAGAGAGTTGAGATAGTTGCTTGTAAAGgattaaattatctaattgaTGAAGGTTCCCTATTATGGGAAGGCCTTTAGGACCAGGTAGTGATTTAAGGGATTTTTTCTTTAGGGTTCGGATGAAAAGAAACACAAACAAGGGAATAATAAGATATAGACTTAGATCAAGTGGTGGCAACATTGTAGCTTATTTTAAGAAGAAACAACCAATGAGGAATATAATAGATATCACTTAAACTAGTTGTGTATTTATAGGGCTCAAATAGGTACGTGGGGAAATTATCTGGGGAACTTGATTGACAATTCAAGATTAACAATTCAAATTCAGTTAGAATGATTATAATGATAAGAAgtagttttattattataaattagatAAGGCCCATGTGCGTGTATGTTGTTGTGGAGCACGTAACATTTAACAGTTCTATTTTATTGGAAAAAGTTAATATTGAGGACCATTAATAAAGATCAGTTAACAATATAATATGTCGGTACTacattatactattttttttttcgaaagtTAATAGTGAGACTCGAAACCGAAATTTTTAGACGAGCATGAGAAAATTATGTCATTAACTCTTAATTTTGGAAAACAATTTTGTTTTCTGATGTGCCTATCATTATTATCTAAAGAGATATGGATCACAtcgtttttctataattttattttaaaattatttattataattaaaaaagctGAATTGAGTGTGTataaaatctatttaaaaagctttaaaaataatttttttgagtttttaacttatgaaaaataataatattaatatctggtatactttttaaaattaaattgcaattttttaaaaaattatttaaaaacttataaaaaagttaaaaaattttttttataatattattattttttgttaaatttttataaaataaatatttttaaaaataaaaaatttaaatataaaatagtttatttataaactacttttaatataactatttattatttaaactatttttttaaaaataacttaattaaattgtttatcCAAATTAAGTAAAAACTTATGAAAAACGAATTCTGAAACTCCTACATTATTCGAACTATGCGTAATTAGCGGCTCTAATTTTCATAGACTGATTCAAAAACTATGCGTAACTAGTTTTGGCTAATGCACTGTTGCTAAAAGGGTAATTATATATAGTGTCCATATTGTTAATTAGAATGCTGACTAATTACTAAAGGTAttatataaaagaaattttttatttctgagaGTAAATCAGTGTTTTTATTCTCatgaattaattatcttttacatCTGTATTATAGgtctattattattttgaaaaaattttacttttctctCTTAATAGTTATATTAAAATGacactctctttttttttatttataatatatatatattttataatttaaaaaaattaatctattttaaattttttgtattaattaatgttaattttatctatttttttaatttatttttaacaaaaataccttttgacaaaaattttatttttttatcattaaattttgtttatcaaaatatttttgataaattttttatttattaaattatatttttatcaaaatatttttcttataagaGGACACAAGAAAATTTTCTCATATACTACCTTTGTTTTCACACACGGGTACACtactacaaaaaaatattttagtaattatttattttacttttagcgataataaaaatgataaataatatatttactggtaattaaatattagttgttttatgtcttattattaaaaaattttagcgaattatcactaaaattttttttaatggctATATATAACATGTAATAATAACGTAAAACATATAATTATCacaaaaatatgttaaataagaTATATAGACTATAGTGATCATTAcacttttactattaaaaatttgacaCTAAAAAAAGCTTTTGTTGCAGTGTAATGTAATTAAAAATAGGACcacaatcaaatttaaaatcatcaGAAAATTacagctttttttttttcagttatgAATAGCAAAATACATGAAAACAATTTACGCGGACGCAGAACAAAATGTAACACCCAAGAGCAATTCAAAGTCAAAGATCTCCTCGAAATGTTTGATTCATTGTATAAGAGGCCTGCACTAAAAGATTCATATGCCAgcatgttgttgttgttattgtttgtGATGGTTTGACACAAATATcctaaatcaattttaaaaataaagatccTCTACAATAAGAACagtaaaattatttgaaaaagtttAGTAAACTAACATTAATcaataatatttgaaaaataataaaaaattaacttaaacaatttgaatttattatatttaatatttattaattatcgttagaataattatataattttaaatataataaatatataactatagatgatatatataaaattatgaatattatgttatataaaataattttaaatattatctctttaatattatcattatataatAATTCGTGTACCACACCATATATAGACtatgtataataataattatggaCCACGAAAATATGATGACAAGACTGATCAAATTAAACGCGCCTAGTGCATGGAATATGCTGTATTCTTAAGCTCTAGGTTGTAATTTTGTGCACGAACGTAAAATAGTAGAGGATCCACTCAattggaaagaaagaaaagaaaaaaaaaagtaattaaataattttaaaaaaatatatatataaataaatgagtTTATTTGTTTGTTCCTGGCAATAATTGACTAATTGGATAATTAGCTTTTTTGTAAGATTGAAATCATGACATCGGATTTGATGGTTTTAGAATGTTTGGACTATGAAATGGTTtcgtaataaaatatattttttaagttttttaataactgCTAAATAGtcttcatttaattttaattataaattaatctctcatattttatttaattataaaatttattttttattttataaattattattttatcatttatctattatgtttattaataataaaaaaacaataacaaattagatTTTTCATTGATCGTAATAACTTTTTTGGTAATTCtgattaaaatttatctttgatCTGTTACATCTGTGAAGGATTGTGAAATcgtgttttttaaaaaatcaatcgattggattaacGAAACAATCTATTGAATTTCAGGTTTCCTATAACTCATTCGATTAGAATTCAAGTTACCACAAAACAATCGAGCGAAAGTTGCAAGGCAGTATAGTTTACCTAAAGATCAATGGATTGTAACTTTTACACAATCGATTGAACAATGACTAGAATGTGggttttttataattcaatcgattgtttatatTACCAAATCGATTGAAGGCTTCAAAGCAATTTGAGGTctcacaattcaatcgattggttgtgtTACCCAATCGATTTAAGTCTTCAAAGCAATATGGATTTGCAcaaatcaatcgattggttgcctatccaatcgattgaattgtgcaCTATGTTTTATGTTATGCCATTCTCAATTTTCCTAtcgtttttataaattattatcttattattcatctatcttatctttaaaattctatcttcaattttttagtttttattttgatttaaatattctaatcttatattttctttaatattaaGATTATAAATTGGTGAATAATCTATAATCAATTACTCAATCTCACAATTAGAATCGTGCATCAATCTCTttgattatcaaaatttttattatttttctttcgaATATCCATCTActtaatatctaatttttctccaatttttatttatctatttaatatccaatatttgttcatcattaattgataatcaCAGTTGCAACAATCAGCAAAGGTCCAATCAATTTTTTCATTGTAGTGTTTAGAAAACAATCCACTGTTTTGGTTACAAAATCGAGGTCAGTGAATAGAAACtctaattttacaatttttcaTTTCGATTCTTTATTCGTGAAATTGATtgtgtaataaaaaataatttttttgtcttttaataATTCACAAACATTGagaaatactaaaaagtaaataaattttattattaattagctaGTAATATTggaagttatttattttttaatgttataAGACGTAgtgtactaaattttttttattggacaTTTTAAGATATCAGATATATTTATAGACACTGAGATGAATGAGCAATACCAGGAGGATGATGTCATTAACCAACAAGAAGAGCTAGTTTGGATTATTTACGTCacatttcaatcgattgaacaTACATTGAATTGGAATATACCATTAGTCACATACAAACTTCAATCAATTGTATTATCATACCAATCGGTTAAACTTTCATATATCATTCTAATGACATAAATCAATCGATTAGGTAACataaccaatcgattgaattaacTAAAACTCAGGTTTCTTTGATgagttcaatcgattgggtaatatGACCAATCTATTAATTTTTGGACAAACCATACTGTCTTGCAACTTTCAATCGATTATTTTGTGGTAACCTGAATTCCAATCAATTGAGTTATGGAAAACCTGAAATCCAATTGATTGTTTTgttaatccaatcgattgattttctAAGAAACACGATTTCACAACTCTCTACGAATGTAATAGatcaaagataaaattttaatcgATTGTGATTGCCAAAAAATTATTACGATCAATGAAAAATCTAATTcgtgttgtttttgtttttataattaaataaaatataaaaaattaatttataattaaaattaaataaagactgtttaataattattaaaaaatttaaaaaatatattttattatagaaCTATTTAATGATCCAGACATTTTAGGAGCATCAAACCCTTTACCAACGAAACTactttttgaaaacttgaattGATAAAAGGAagttcataaaaaattatttttctaacaaaaattatttataaacttaaaaaagtgaaaaatggagCTGCAATAATTAAGTAACGACAAACTAGGATTCTGGGCCAATGGAAGCTAAGTAACCATCTTCTCCAAAAGCTGGACAATTTTGACATGGCTTCCGATCCATAAAATATTTGTGAACCTAGTATTAGTTTTCAGTATTTTCACACGTAAATTTCCCCGGAGAGCTTATCCATATGCGCTGTTAATTTGATCATTTTGATAATCATGTATCATGTGAATGCACACTTCCAAAATGTCAACAAAAATGGCAAGCACATGCATTTTTGgcattttattataaaataaacattaaaaattaatattttttattaatattagtcactattttaaattaatatatacttcattttataatattaagaataaaagtttaaaatttaaaatttaaaataaataaaatattaatataaaataataaattttgttaattatgtAAACATGTATGTTCTTAAAAGATTAACTATGATTATATACATGATCTGAAAAATCTGTCATAAGTAATTTTTGAGAATTGGCATTTCTTATATTGTTAGCTATGACGATAATATATGCGTACTATGGCGATAATATACATATCAGTGTTTATTTATCGGGNNNNNNNNNNNNNNNNNNNNNNNNNNNNNNNNNNNNNNNNNNNNNNNNNNNNNNNNNNNNNNNNNNNNNNNNNNNNNNNNNNNNNNNNNNNNNNNNNNNNNNNNNNNNNNNNNNNNNNttttttaatattattgattttttaatataaaaataatgaataatccTATACATCACAAAAAATAATCTTATACatcacaaaattatattttgtctcactaatatttaaagtatacttactttaatatatatttcaattttttttatttatatagaataaaaaattagaatagtacgtaattgatatataaataataaatactaaatattagcttttttaaaataaaaaaatatacgtAAAGGAAAACCATCCTGTTccaattaaatcaaatatacaATTATGAGTTAAACTTTAAAATAGTATCTAAGATTGGTATCGTGCACTAAAATCGTCTATAAAATTCTAATTGCACAAATTACGTTTTTGAGATTGACAAAAATACACTACGTTAGTCCGTAACCCATTTTTCATTAACGACGTGATGACATGGCTTAATGACGTGGACTGTTAGTGACACATGTCACTCCATGATTTAGCCACGTATAATGGTATGATGATGTGTTAActagtgacacgtggcatacTGACGTGAATGGTTGTACCACGTGTTACAGTACTATTTGGTCACGTGTCAGTTTGTGCCACGTATTGTAACCGTATTCGTTCACGTGTCATCCATTATGTCATCATTGTagatgcaccaaattagtccttCATTTTACGTTaaatgactcattttagtccctgaaattgaatgtcATACATCAAACTAGTCcatttactaattttttctcctttttttctgtaaatttaaaattctcaatatCTTTGAATccattaatttcaattctattttttcacatattatttaaatacaaatgcttttattaaaaaaaaaaagaatttgcgGGTATTCCTAAGCGCCGTTTTGGAGTTGACGTGAAGATATTTCAAGCACCTCCATTACCATCTCCGACTTCTTTCGTCTAGACTGAAGAGGTCGGAGATAGTAGTGAGGGTGCTTGAAGTGCCTTCAATCTAGCCTATTTACACAACGGAAACGTGTATTTTATAAGAACCGAAAaaatgtgtattttaattcttgattttttgttaaaacatatttttttttgaaaaaatatgtccaatctgttataaaataaataaataagaaagatgtactaaatataaaataaaaatgtgtaaATAGAAGACACTAGTTATTAGTATTTACTAATATAATTATCTTATTATAATagaagtaatttatatatttactaGTATATTACAACTAAAAACCTAGGGAgacaaatagaaagaaagagagttGAATATCTTATTATTGTGTGTCTTATATCCTAGGCTATGAAGCCTTATTTATACATGTACAAATTCATCATTTTCAACTTTATTAAAAATAGGTCTTCGTAAGAATCTTAAGACTCTCCCTTGAAAACTTCAGCCGCTCATATTATTAATGGGCATCCACCTCTCACAACACTTTCCGTTGGATGATCATTTAGGATTATACCTCACTAAAAttttactaaagaaaaacccaatgaaaaaaattttagtgaaggaaaaagagtacaatattcTTTGTGATAgagactgcctcattaaaaatcttgtaaaaaaaatccattgaaaaaaaaaatctgaccaaggaaaaaagggTATAGTCTACTCCTCTTGTCAACATTATTTAATATCTCAATATCGGTGCATCCCAATCTAATATACTAATCTTTCAAAAGAgaattttgggagtgactttgtaaataaatcagCTAAATTATCGCTTGAGTGGATCTGTTGaatatcaattgtcccttgattttaaagatcatgagtgaagaaaaatttgggagaaatatgctttgttctatcacttTTGATATATCCAtccttaagttgagcaatgaatgttatattatcttcaaacagaatAGTTGGAGCTATTTTCTTATCAATCAGttcacatgatgacagaatatattggatcaaactcttAAGCCAAAAACACTCACGACTTGCTTCATGTATCGATAGTATtttagcatgattagaggaggttgctgctatcgtctGTTTTGTGGACTTCCATAATATagttgtaccaccatatgtgaacaagtatcctgtttgagatctcccatTGTGTGAATCAAACAAGTATCTTGTATCtacatagccaactagttgtgatttggatccatagggataaaacaatcccatatcaaccgttccatgaagatatcgaaaaatttgtttaattccattccaatgtcttctggttggagagtaACTATActttgctagtaaattcactgCAAATGATATGTAaggtcgtgtattattagcaagatacattagtgctcTAATGACATTGAGATATGATACTTTAGAACCAataggatatcttcattttcttctttaggacggagTTGATCCTTCTCCACATCCGAAGACCTTACGATCATTGgagtacttaatggatgtgacttatccatataaaatctctttaagatcttttctgtgtatgttgtttgatgaataaagatctcattttttgtatgctcgatctgtaggccgagacaaaatttagtctttccaagatctttcatctcaaactcttcttttagagtttttataactattggaatctcttcaggagttccaatgatatttaaatcattaacgtacacagcaattatattaaattcagatgcagatttctttatgaaaacataTGGACAGATATCGTCATTCTTAAatccgtttttggccagatactcagtaagacgattataccacattcgtccagattgctttagaccatataaggATCTTtacaatttgactgagtataacccatgtgaatattcattggatgatttaaatatctttagtccttcagagactttcatatagatatcacgatctaatgatCTATATAAGTAGacagttaccacatccattaaatgcatatgtagtttatggtatacggataaactgaccaaataacacAATGCTATtacatccactacaggggaatatgTTTCTTCGTAATCTATACCGGATCTTGGTGAAAaatcttgtgccacaagtcgagctttgtggcgtacaacttcatttttttcattttgtttttctcaCAAATACTCATTTGTATTCAACAGGTTTTACATGTTCTGGTGTACGTACTataggtccaaagacttcacgttttgcaagtgagtctaactcagccGTCAtagcttcttcccattttggccaataattcctttgtcgacattcttcgactatTCTtagctcaagatccttactttcatgcatgatatttaatgccacattatatgcaaatatttcattgataattatcttatttcggtcccatttttctccagtaaagacataatttatcgagatctcgtcattttcacaattttcaggtacttgaacgtcttctggcgtcaaaactatatcagaatttttgACAACTACAGGTGTccttactatgtctttttcaacaggaatagtatttaccttttttcttttttcgagaatttttgtctttggaaccgacaggtcTATCACGCTTCTAGCATGAATTTGTTTCAGTGGCCACTTGTTCAACTAGGATATCAATTCAAATTGGGATATTTTTcactggtatataagatttggttatcctctttatatcaaaaaatgcatcaagcaatttatttgctattctttgcaaatgtataatcttttaaaCTTATAGTTCACACTgtcctgatcgaggatctaaatgcatcaaggatgacacattccaattaagttctttttcaggaagcttattctctcccccataatgttggaaattttgattcatcagaATGATAATCCGCAAATCGGGTACATCTTCactttgtatctcaagataccttaatatagagggagaatcatatccaacatatatcccctaATTTTCTTTGGGATTTCATTTTGGTTCGAGAAGGTGGTGCAATGgaaacatatatcgcacacccgaatattcttaaatgataaatatttaactgctggccaaaagctaattgcatagaagagaactgatggtaattTGTTAGCGgtctcaaacgaataagtgatgcggcatgtaaaatagcatgccccaaGCCGATGTTGGGAGGTTTgatctcataagtaagggtctagaaATTAATTagaggcgtttaataagtgattctgctaacccattttgtacGTGAGCttgagctactggatgttcaacgcttattccattagccatacaataagcataaaAGGTTTggaaagtaaattcaccagcattatcaagatgaattgctttgattggattttctaaaaattgtgcttttaatcaaataatttgaacaagtaatctcgcaaacgccaggttgcgagaagacaacaagcacacatgtgaccatctcgaagatacATCTATTaagaccataaaatatctaaaagattcaCATGGTAGATGAACAGGTCCACATATATTGTCTTGAATTCTTTCTAGGAATTTAggagactcaaatccaatctttactggtgatagCCTTAAAATTAGCTTTCCTTAaaaacatgcagcacaacaaaattcactagatttaagaatcttctgattctttagtgaatgtccatgggagttttcaataattctccgcaTCATGGTTGTTCTCAGATAACCCAATCaatcatgccaagttatgaatttatttgggTTAGTAAACTtttggtttacaatggcatatgattcaattgcactaattttgGTATAATATAATCCAGGTGTGTAAACCTCGATTagattagtaaataattagtcaataaattagtttttaataaggagaattagaaatgtgaatattatattaaattatgataGAGCTCatcaaaacgagaattttgacactaatttcgaaAAAAACGGTCCAAAATTGGACCGAATCGGTTGAACCGGACCGAACCGGGCTGTTGGTCCAACCG
This sequence is a window from Arachis duranensis cultivar V14167 chromosome 2, aradu.V14167.gnm2.J7QH, whole genome shotgun sequence. Protein-coding genes within it:
- the LOC107475710 gene encoding cytochrome P450 83B1-like, which produces MLPPLDLSLYLIIPLFVFLFIRTLKKKSLKSLPGPKGLPIIGNLHQLDNLILYKQLSQLSKKHGPIFSLKLGLRRAIVVSSSKLAKETLKNHDIVFSGRPKLLGQQKLSYNGLDIALSQYGDHWREVRKIGVTHVLSARRVSSFSSIRNFEIQKMIEKISTHASSSSSSKVVNLSDMLVSLNSTIICRSAFGRRYDDNEGVERSRFHGLFNELQAVVAANFVSDYIPFLGWIDRLNGMHKRLERIFKEMDSFYQEVIDEHMDPNRKTLKDKGEEDMIDVLLKLKKEGSFSIDITYDHIKALVMDMLVAATDTTSATTVWAMFALMKNPRVLKKVQEEIRNQEIKKDYLEEDDIQKFTYFKAFIKEVLRLHLPAPLLVPRETTQHCIIDGYEIPAKTIVYINAWAIHRDPEIWKDPEEFYPERFLENQYDIDFRGQDFELIPFGSGRRICPGLHMAVTTLDLVLANLLYSFNWELPLGVRKEDIDTQVLPGLVLHKKNPLCLVAKSHI